Proteins from a single region of Urocitellus parryii isolate mUroPar1 chromosome 4, mUroPar1.hap1, whole genome shotgun sequence:
- the Madd gene encoding MAP kinase-activating death domain protein isoform X27, whose protein sequence is MVQKKKFCPRLLDYLVIVGARHPSSDSVAQTPELLRRYPLEDHPEFPLPPDVVFFCQPEGCLSVRQRRMSLRDDTSFVFTLTDKDTGVTRYGICVNFYRSFQKRMPKEKGEGGAGSRGKEGTGATCASEEVGTESSESGSSLQPPSADSTPDVNLSPRGKRRAKAGSRSRNSTLTSLCVLSHYPFFSTFRECLYTLKRLVDCCSERLLGKKLGIPRGVQRDTMWRIFTGSLLVEEKSSALLHDLREIEAWIYRLLRSPVPVSGQKRVDIEVLPQELQPALTFALPDPSRFTLVDFPLHLPLELLGVDACLQVLTCILLEHKVVLQSRDYNALSMSVMAFVAMIYPLEYMFPVIPLLPTCMASAEQLLLAPTPYIIGVPASFFLYKLDFKMPDDVWLVDLDSNRVITPTNADLLPILPEPESLELKKHLKQALASMSLNTQPILNLEKFHEGQEIPLLLGRPSNDLQSTPSTEFNPLIYGNDVDSVDVATRVAMVRFFNSANMLQGFQMHTRTLRLFPRPVVAFQAGSFLASRPRQTPFAEKLARTQAVEYFGEWILNPTNYAFQRIHNNMFDPALIGDKPKWYAHQLQPIHYRVYDSNSQLAEALTVPPERDSDSDPTDDSGSDSMDYDDSSSSYSSLGDFVSEMMKCDINGDTPNVDPLTHAALGDASEVEIDDLQNQKESEEPGPDSENSQENPPERSSSSTTACSSPSTVVHGASSEPAESTEMDDKAAVGVSKPLPTVPPSIGKSNTDRRQTEIGEGAQKLLRPNSLKLASDSEAESDSRASSPNSTISNNSTEGFGGIMSFASSLYRNHSTSFSLSNLTLPTKGAREKTTPFPSLKVFGLNTLMEIVTEAGPGSGEGNRRALVDQKSSVIKHSPTVKREPPSPQGRSSNSSENQQFLKEVVHSVLDGQGVGWLNMKKVRRLLESEQLRVFVLSKLNRTVQSEDDARQDIIPDVEISRKVYKGMLDLLKCTVLSLEQSYAHAGLGGMASIFVLLEIAQTHYYSKEPDKRKRSPTESVNTPVGKDPGLAGRGDPKAMAQLRVPQLGPRVPSATGKGPKEVDTRSLKEENFVASIGPDVIKPTFDLGETEEKKSQISADSGVSLTSASQRTDQDSVIGVSPPVMIRSSSQDSEVSNSSGETLGADSDLSSNAGDGPGGEGSAHLASSRGTLSDSEIETNSATSTIFGKAHSLKPKEKLAGSPVRSSEDVSQRVYLYEGLLGRDKGSMWDQLEDAAMETFSMSKERSTLWDQMQFWEDAFLDAVMLEREGMGMDQGPQEMIDRYLSLGEHDRKRLEDDEDRLLATLLHNLISYMLLMKVNKNDIRKKVRRLMGKSHIGLVYSQQINEVLDQLANLNGRDLSIRSSGSRHMKKQTFVVHAGTDTNGDIFFMEVCDDCVVLRSNIGTVYERWWYEKLINMTYCPKTKVLCLWRRNGSETQLNKFYTKKCRELYYCVKDSMERAAARQQSIKPGPELGGEFPVQDMKTGEGGLLQVTLEGINLKFMHNQFLKLKKW, encoded by the exons ATGGTGCAAAAGAAGAAGTTCTGTCCCCGGTTACTTGACTATCTAGTGATCGTAGGGGCCAG GCACCCGAGCAGTGACAGTGTGGCCCAGACTCCTGAATTGCTACGGCGATACCCGCTAGAGGACCACCCTGAGTTTCCCCTGCCTCCAGATGTAGTGTTCTTCTGCCAGCCAGAGGGCTGTCTGAGTGTGCGGCAGCGGCGCATGAGCCTTCGGGATGATACCTCCTTTGTCTTCACCCTCACTGACAAGGACACTGGTGTCACACGTTATGGCATCTGTGTTAATTTCTACCGCTCCTTCCAAAAGCGAATGCcgaaggaaaagggggaaggcGGGGCAGGGTCCCGTGGGAAGGAAGGGACTGGTGCCACCTGTGCTTCAGAAGAGGTTGGCACAGAAAGCTCAGAGAGTGGCTCATCCCTGCAGCCTCCTAGTGCTGACTCCACCCCCGATGTGAACCTGTCTCCTCGGGGCAAACGCCGGGCCAAGGCAGGCAGCAGGTCCCGCAACAGTACTCTGACATCCCTGTGTGTGCTCAGCCACTACCCTTTCTTCTCCACCTTCCGAGAGTGTCTGTATACCCTCAAACGGCTGGTGGATTGCTGTAGTGAACGGCTGCTGGGCAAGAAATTGGGCATCCCTCGAGGTGTACAAAG GGACACCATGTGGCGTATCTTTACTGGATCACTACTAGTGGAAGAGAAGTCAAGTGCCCTTCTGCATGACCTTCGAGAGATCGAGGCCTGGATTTATCGATTGCTGCGCTCCCCAGTACCTGTCTCTGGGCAGAAGCGAGTAGACATTGAAGTCCTACCCCAGGAGCTCCAGCCAGCTTTGACCTTTGCTCTTCCAGACCCTTCTCGATTCACCCTAGTGGATTTCCCTCTGCACCTTCCCTTGGAACTTCTGGGTGTAGATGCTTGTCTTCAGGTGCTAACCTGCATCCTGTTGGAGCACAAG GTGGTGCTACAGTCCCGAGACTACAATGCACTCTCTATGTCTGTGATGGCATTTGTGGCAATGATCTACCCCCTAGAGTACATGTTTCCTGTCATCCCACTGCTTCCCACCTGCATGGCATCGGCAGAGCAG CTGCTGTTGGCCCCAACCCCCTACATCATTGGGGTCCCTGCCAGCTTCTTCCTCTACAAACTAGACTTCAAAATGCCTGATGACGTATGGCTAGTGGATCTGGACAGCAATAGG GTGATCACCCCGACCAATGCAGACTTGCTCCCCATCCTGCCAGAGCCAGAATCATTAGAGCtgaaaaaacatttaaagcag GCCCTAGCCAGCATGAGTCTCAATACCCAGCCCATCCTCAATCTGGAGAAATTTCATGAAGGCCAGGAGATCCCACTTCTCTTGGGAAGGCCTTCTAATGACCTGCAGTCCACACCTTCTACTGAATTCAACCCGCTCATCTATGGCAATGATGTGGATTCAGTGGATGTTGCAACCAG AGTGGCCATGGTACGGTTCTTCAACTCTGCCAACATGCTGCAGGGCTTTCAGATGCACACCCGTACCCTGAGACTATTTCCTCGGCCTGTGGTAGCTTTCCAAGCTGGTTCCTTTTTAGCCTCACGTCCCAGGCAGACTCCCTTTGCTGAGAAACTGGCCAGGACTCAGGCTGTGGAGTACTTTGGAGAATGGATCCTAAACCCCACCAATTACGCCTTTCAGCGAATTCACAACA ATATGTTTGATCCAGCCCTGATTGGTGACAAGCCAAAGTGGTATGCCCACCAGCTGCAGCCCATCCACTATCGAGTCTATGATAGCAACTCCCAGCTGGCTGAGGCACTGACTGTACCACCAGAGCGTGACTCTGACTCTGACCCCACTGATGACAG TGGCAGCGATAGTATGGATTATGATGACTCAAGCTCTTCTTACTCCTCCCTGGGTGACTTTGTCAGTGAAATGATGAAATGTGACATCAATGGTGATACTCCCA ATGTGGACCCTCTGACGCATGCAGCACTTGGGGATGCCAGTGAGGTGGAGATTGATGACCTGCAGAACCAAAAGGAATCAGAGGAGCCTGGCCCAGACAGTGAGAACTCTCAGGAAAACCCCCCAGAACGCTCCAGCTCCAGCACCACTGCCTGCAGCAGCCCTAGCACTGTGGTCCATGGAGCCAGCTCT GAACCTGCTGAGTCTACAGAGATGGATGATAAGGCAGCAGTAGGCGTCTCCAAGCCCCTCCCTACCGTGCCTCCCAGCATTGGCAAATCGAACACGGACAGACGCCAGACAGAGATTGGAGAGGG GGCTCAAAAGCTGCTGCGGCCCAACAGCTTGAAACTGGCAAGTGACTCCGAAGCAGAGTCAGACTCCCGAGCAAGCTCCCCCAACTCCACCATCTCCAACAACAGCACCGAGGGCTTCGGGGGCATCATGTCTTTTGCCA GCAGCCTATATCGGAACCACAGTACAAGTTTCAGCCTTTCAAACCTCACACTGCCCACCAAAGGTGCCCGAGAGAAGACCACACCATTCCCCAGTCTGAAAG TATTTGGGCTAAATACTCTAATGGAGATTGTTACTGAAGCCGGCCCCGGGAGTGGTGAAG GAAACAGGAGGGCATTAGTGGACCAAAAGTCATCTGTCATTAAACACAGTCCAACAGTGAAAAGAGAACCTCCATCACCCCAGGGCCGATCCAGCAATTCTAG TGAGAACCAGCAATTCCTGAAGGAGGTGGTACACAGTGTGCTGGATGGCCAGGGAGTGGGCTGGCTCAACATGAAAAAGGTACGCCGGCTGCTGGAGAGTGAGCAGCTGCGAGTCTTTGTCCTGAGCAAGCTGAACCGCACCGTGCAGTCAGAAGACGATGCTCGGCAGGACATCATCCCAGATGTG GAGATTAGTCGAAAAGTGTACAAAGGAATGTTAGATCTCCTCAAGTGCACAGTCCTCAGCCTGGAGCAGTCTTATGCCCATGCAGGTCTGGGTGGCATGGCCAGCATCTTTGTCCTTCTGGAAATTGCCCAGACCCACTACTATAGTAAAG AACCAGACAAGCGGAAGAGAAGTCCAACAGAAAGTGTAAATACCCCAGTTGGCAAGGATCCTGGTCTGGCTGGGCGGGGGGACCCAAAGGCTATGGCACAACTGAGAGTCCCCCAGCTGGGACCTCGGGTACCAAGTGCTACAGGAAAGGGTCCTAAGGAAGTGGACACTAGAAGTTTAAAGGAAGAGAATTTTGTAGCCTCTATCG GGCCTGACGTAATCAAACCTACCTTTGACCTTGGtgaaacagaggagaaaaaatcACAGATCAGCGCAGATAGTGGTGTGAGCCTGACATCTGCTTCCCAG AGAACTGATCAAGACTCAGTCATCGGTGTGAGTCCACCTGTTATGATCCGCAGCTCAAGTCAGGATTCTGAA GTGAGTAATAGTTCTGGAGAAACGCTTGGTGCAGACAGTGATCTGAGCAGCAATGCAGGTGATGGACCAGGTGGCGAGGGCAGTGCCCACTTGGCAAGTTCCCGGGGCACTTTGTCTGATAGTGAAATTGAGACCAACTCCGCCACAAGTACCATCTTT GGTAAAGCCCACAGCCTGAAGCCAAAGGAGAAGCTGGCAGGCAGCCCAGTTCGCTCTTCTGAAGATGTAAGCCAGCGCGTCTATCTCTACGAGGGACTCCTAG GAAGGGACAAAGGATCGATGTGGGACCAGTTAGAGGATGCTGCTATGGAGACCTTTTCTATGA GCAAAGAACGTTCTACTTTATGGGACCAAATGCAATTCTGGGAAGATGCGTTTTTAGATGCTGTGATGTTAGAGAGAGAAGGGATGGGTATGGATCAGGGTCCCCAAGAAATGATTGACAG GTACCTGTCCCTGGGAGAACATGACCGGAAGCGCCTGGAAGATGATGAAGATCGCTTATTAGCTACTCTTTTGCACAACCTCATCTCCTACATGTTGCTGATGAAG GTGAACAAGAATGACATCCGAAAGAAGGTGCGACGTCTGATGGGAAAGTCACATATTGGACTTGTGTATAGCCAGCAAATCAACGAGGTGCTTGATCAGCTGGCGAACCTG AATGGACGTGATCTCTCTATTCGATCCAGTGGCAGCCGGCACATGAAGAAGCAGACATTTGTGGTGCATGCAGGGACAGACACAAATGGAGATATCTTTTTCATGGAG
- the Madd gene encoding MAP kinase-activating death domain protein isoform X26 translates to MVQKKKFCPRLLDYLVIVGARHPSSDSVAQTPELLRRYPLEDHPEFPLPPDVVFFCQPEGCLSVRQRRMSLRDDTSFVFTLTDKDTGVTRYGICVNFYRSFQKRMPKEKGEGGAGSRGKEGTGATCASEEVGTESSESGSSLQPPSADSTPDVNLSPRGKRRAKAGSRSRNSTLTSLCVLSHYPFFSTFRECLYTLKRLVDCCSERLLGKKLGIPRGVQRDTMWRIFTGSLLVEEKSSALLHDLREIEAWIYRLLRSPVPVSGQKRVDIEVLPQELQPALTFALPDPSRFTLVDFPLHLPLELLGVDACLQVLTCILLEHKVVLQSRDYNALSMSVMAFVAMIYPLEYMFPVIPLLPTCMASAEQLLLAPTPYIIGVPASFFLYKLDFKMPDDVWLVDLDSNRVITPTNADLLPILPEPESLELKKHLKQALASMSLNTQPILNLEKFHEGQEIPLLLGRPSNDLQSTPSTEFNPLIYGNDVDSVDVATRVAMVRFFNSANMLQGFQMHTRTLRLFPRPVVAFQAGSFLASRPRQTPFAEKLARTQAVEYFGEWILNPTNYAFQRIHNNMFDPALIGDKPKWYAHQLQPIHYRVYDSNSQLAEALTVPPERDSDSDPTDDSGSDSMDYDDSSSSYSSLGDFVSEMMKCDINGDTPNVDPLTHAALGDASEVEIDDLQNQKESEEPGPDSENSQENPPERSSSSTTACSSPSTVVHGASSEPAESTEMDDKAAVGVSKPLPTVPPSIGKSNTDRRQTEIGEGAQKLLRPNSLKLASDSEAESDSRASSPNSTISNNSTEGFGGIMSFASSLYRNHSTSFSLSNLTLPTKGAREKTTPFPSLKVFGLNTLMEIVTEAGPGSGEGNRRALVDQKSSVIKHSPTVKREPPSPQGRSSNSSENQQFLKEVVHSVLDGQGVGWLNMKKVRRLLESEQLRVFVLSKLNRTVQSEDDARQDIIPDVEISRKVYKGMLDLLKCTVLSLEQSYAHAGLGGMASIFVLLEIAQTHYYSKEPDKRKRSPTESVNTPVGKDPGLAGRGDPKAMAQLRVPQLGPRVPSATGKGPKEVDTRSLKEENFVASIGPDVIKPTFDLGETEEKKSQISADSGVSLTSASQRTDQDSVIGVSPPVMIRSSSQDSEVSTVSNSSGETLGADSDLSSNAGDGPGGEGSAHLASSRGTLSDSEIETNSATSTIFGKAHSLKPKEKLAGSPVRSSEDVSQRVYLYEGLLGRDKGSMWDQLEDAAMETFSMSKERSTLWDQMQFWEDAFLDAVMLEREGMGMDQGPQEMIDRYLSLGEHDRKRLEDDEDRLLATLLHNLISYMLLMKVNKNDIRKKVRRLMGKSHIGLVYSQQINEVLDQLANLNGRDLSIRSSGSRHMKKQTFVVHAGTDTNGDIFFMEVCDDCVVLRSNIGTVYERWWYEKLINMTYCPKTKVLCLWRRNGSETQLNKFYTKKCRELYYCVKDSMERAAARQQSIKPGPELGGEFPVQDMKTGEGGLLQVTLEGINLKFMHNQFLKLKKW, encoded by the exons ATGGTGCAAAAGAAGAAGTTCTGTCCCCGGTTACTTGACTATCTAGTGATCGTAGGGGCCAG GCACCCGAGCAGTGACAGTGTGGCCCAGACTCCTGAATTGCTACGGCGATACCCGCTAGAGGACCACCCTGAGTTTCCCCTGCCTCCAGATGTAGTGTTCTTCTGCCAGCCAGAGGGCTGTCTGAGTGTGCGGCAGCGGCGCATGAGCCTTCGGGATGATACCTCCTTTGTCTTCACCCTCACTGACAAGGACACTGGTGTCACACGTTATGGCATCTGTGTTAATTTCTACCGCTCCTTCCAAAAGCGAATGCcgaaggaaaagggggaaggcGGGGCAGGGTCCCGTGGGAAGGAAGGGACTGGTGCCACCTGTGCTTCAGAAGAGGTTGGCACAGAAAGCTCAGAGAGTGGCTCATCCCTGCAGCCTCCTAGTGCTGACTCCACCCCCGATGTGAACCTGTCTCCTCGGGGCAAACGCCGGGCCAAGGCAGGCAGCAGGTCCCGCAACAGTACTCTGACATCCCTGTGTGTGCTCAGCCACTACCCTTTCTTCTCCACCTTCCGAGAGTGTCTGTATACCCTCAAACGGCTGGTGGATTGCTGTAGTGAACGGCTGCTGGGCAAGAAATTGGGCATCCCTCGAGGTGTACAAAG GGACACCATGTGGCGTATCTTTACTGGATCACTACTAGTGGAAGAGAAGTCAAGTGCCCTTCTGCATGACCTTCGAGAGATCGAGGCCTGGATTTATCGATTGCTGCGCTCCCCAGTACCTGTCTCTGGGCAGAAGCGAGTAGACATTGAAGTCCTACCCCAGGAGCTCCAGCCAGCTTTGACCTTTGCTCTTCCAGACCCTTCTCGATTCACCCTAGTGGATTTCCCTCTGCACCTTCCCTTGGAACTTCTGGGTGTAGATGCTTGTCTTCAGGTGCTAACCTGCATCCTGTTGGAGCACAAG GTGGTGCTACAGTCCCGAGACTACAATGCACTCTCTATGTCTGTGATGGCATTTGTGGCAATGATCTACCCCCTAGAGTACATGTTTCCTGTCATCCCACTGCTTCCCACCTGCATGGCATCGGCAGAGCAG CTGCTGTTGGCCCCAACCCCCTACATCATTGGGGTCCCTGCCAGCTTCTTCCTCTACAAACTAGACTTCAAAATGCCTGATGACGTATGGCTAGTGGATCTGGACAGCAATAGG GTGATCACCCCGACCAATGCAGACTTGCTCCCCATCCTGCCAGAGCCAGAATCATTAGAGCtgaaaaaacatttaaagcag GCCCTAGCCAGCATGAGTCTCAATACCCAGCCCATCCTCAATCTGGAGAAATTTCATGAAGGCCAGGAGATCCCACTTCTCTTGGGAAGGCCTTCTAATGACCTGCAGTCCACACCTTCTACTGAATTCAACCCGCTCATCTATGGCAATGATGTGGATTCAGTGGATGTTGCAACCAG AGTGGCCATGGTACGGTTCTTCAACTCTGCCAACATGCTGCAGGGCTTTCAGATGCACACCCGTACCCTGAGACTATTTCCTCGGCCTGTGGTAGCTTTCCAAGCTGGTTCCTTTTTAGCCTCACGTCCCAGGCAGACTCCCTTTGCTGAGAAACTGGCCAGGACTCAGGCTGTGGAGTACTTTGGAGAATGGATCCTAAACCCCACCAATTACGCCTTTCAGCGAATTCACAACA ATATGTTTGATCCAGCCCTGATTGGTGACAAGCCAAAGTGGTATGCCCACCAGCTGCAGCCCATCCACTATCGAGTCTATGATAGCAACTCCCAGCTGGCTGAGGCACTGACTGTACCACCAGAGCGTGACTCTGACTCTGACCCCACTGATGACAG TGGCAGCGATAGTATGGATTATGATGACTCAAGCTCTTCTTACTCCTCCCTGGGTGACTTTGTCAGTGAAATGATGAAATGTGACATCAATGGTGATACTCCCA ATGTGGACCCTCTGACGCATGCAGCACTTGGGGATGCCAGTGAGGTGGAGATTGATGACCTGCAGAACCAAAAGGAATCAGAGGAGCCTGGCCCAGACAGTGAGAACTCTCAGGAAAACCCCCCAGAACGCTCCAGCTCCAGCACCACTGCCTGCAGCAGCCCTAGCACTGTGGTCCATGGAGCCAGCTCT GAACCTGCTGAGTCTACAGAGATGGATGATAAGGCAGCAGTAGGCGTCTCCAAGCCCCTCCCTACCGTGCCTCCCAGCATTGGCAAATCGAACACGGACAGACGCCAGACAGAGATTGGAGAGGG GGCTCAAAAGCTGCTGCGGCCCAACAGCTTGAAACTGGCAAGTGACTCCGAAGCAGAGTCAGACTCCCGAGCAAGCTCCCCCAACTCCACCATCTCCAACAACAGCACCGAGGGCTTCGGGGGCATCATGTCTTTTGCCA GCAGCCTATATCGGAACCACAGTACAAGTTTCAGCCTTTCAAACCTCACACTGCCCACCAAAGGTGCCCGAGAGAAGACCACACCATTCCCCAGTCTGAAAG TATTTGGGCTAAATACTCTAATGGAGATTGTTACTGAAGCCGGCCCCGGGAGTGGTGAAG GAAACAGGAGGGCATTAGTGGACCAAAAGTCATCTGTCATTAAACACAGTCCAACAGTGAAAAGAGAACCTCCATCACCCCAGGGCCGATCCAGCAATTCTAG TGAGAACCAGCAATTCCTGAAGGAGGTGGTACACAGTGTGCTGGATGGCCAGGGAGTGGGCTGGCTCAACATGAAAAAGGTACGCCGGCTGCTGGAGAGTGAGCAGCTGCGAGTCTTTGTCCTGAGCAAGCTGAACCGCACCGTGCAGTCAGAAGACGATGCTCGGCAGGACATCATCCCAGATGTG GAGATTAGTCGAAAAGTGTACAAAGGAATGTTAGATCTCCTCAAGTGCACAGTCCTCAGCCTGGAGCAGTCTTATGCCCATGCAGGTCTGGGTGGCATGGCCAGCATCTTTGTCCTTCTGGAAATTGCCCAGACCCACTACTATAGTAAAG AACCAGACAAGCGGAAGAGAAGTCCAACAGAAAGTGTAAATACCCCAGTTGGCAAGGATCCTGGTCTGGCTGGGCGGGGGGACCCAAAGGCTATGGCACAACTGAGAGTCCCCCAGCTGGGACCTCGGGTACCAAGTGCTACAGGAAAGGGTCCTAAGGAAGTGGACACTAGAAGTTTAAAGGAAGAGAATTTTGTAGCCTCTATCG GGCCTGACGTAATCAAACCTACCTTTGACCTTGGtgaaacagaggagaaaaaatcACAGATCAGCGCAGATAGTGGTGTGAGCCTGACATCTGCTTCCCAG AGAACTGATCAAGACTCAGTCATCGGTGTGAGTCCACCTGTTATGATCCGCAGCTCAAGTCAGGATTCTGAAGTTAGCACC GTGAGTAATAGTTCTGGAGAAACGCTTGGTGCAGACAGTGATCTGAGCAGCAATGCAGGTGATGGACCAGGTGGCGAGGGCAGTGCCCACTTGGCAAGTTCCCGGGGCACTTTGTCTGATAGTGAAATTGAGACCAACTCCGCCACAAGTACCATCTTT GGTAAAGCCCACAGCCTGAAGCCAAAGGAGAAGCTGGCAGGCAGCCCAGTTCGCTCTTCTGAAGATGTAAGCCAGCGCGTCTATCTCTACGAGGGACTCCTAG GAAGGGACAAAGGATCGATGTGGGACCAGTTAGAGGATGCTGCTATGGAGACCTTTTCTATGA GCAAAGAACGTTCTACTTTATGGGACCAAATGCAATTCTGGGAAGATGCGTTTTTAGATGCTGTGATGTTAGAGAGAGAAGGGATGGGTATGGATCAGGGTCCCCAAGAAATGATTGACAG GTACCTGTCCCTGGGAGAACATGACCGGAAGCGCCTGGAAGATGATGAAGATCGCTTATTAGCTACTCTTTTGCACAACCTCATCTCCTACATGTTGCTGATGAAG GTGAACAAGAATGACATCCGAAAGAAGGTGCGACGTCTGATGGGAAAGTCACATATTGGACTTGTGTATAGCCAGCAAATCAACGAGGTGCTTGATCAGCTGGCGAACCTG AATGGACGTGATCTCTCTATTCGATCCAGTGGCAGCCGGCACATGAAGAAGCAGACATTTGTGGTGCATGCAGGGACAGACACAAATGGAGATATCTTTTTCATGGAG